The DNA segment TTTCTTGTcctataattatttaatgttattaaatgtaatatttttatgaacattaaataatattatttattgtatttatgaaatataatatttattcaatatattatgaggattaaatttaagataaatatatatatatatatatatatatatatatatatatatatatattaatatatcccatcattattaaaaatgatataaatgtaattaatcttttctaaattattatagtactaaaattaattgtttgtaAATTGACTATTAAAAAAAGCAGACCATATAAATACAcctatttataagaaaagtGTTGGGTGTGGAGATTAATTGAAGCTTAGCCCAAGAGTCTCACCGAGGTGTTAAaccatatttgattttattggttttattttttcaaaaaaaataaaattcataaatttaataaaacataatttctcTTTAtgcatttgttaattttttactttttgattaCTTGAAATATTtacctaatttttattttgatgtatAGATGGTGAGTAACTATTTATTGAtaagtttattttcttgttttttaatttccttctttGAAAATGGAAAGTTAAACAATATATGGACGAAGGTTTTCTACGGTTGAATTTTCAATTGTTTGAACTTTGATATTTGTGATTTACCATGTTCTAAAATTCttaatatatgttatatatacatTGACAAGAGATAGGTGTTATTAGTAGGTATTTGTCATATTGTCCTATAATCAAAGTTAAAATTCACTTGCATCGACCTTTAATACGTACTTAAATTTGTGTTTGATCTTTTGTatagatttaaatttatgtaagtTTTATTCTTTAGGTATTTGTAACAtcgtttttaatttcaaatgtgTGTTATTCCTTAggtatttataatattgttcaataatgaaaattattattttacttccaCCAACCTTTAATATTgacttaattaaatttgtgtgtGATACAAAACCAATCTTGATGATGTATAAATGGTTACAGGGTTAATATTTATGATTcttagttctttttttataaactccCGTTAAAGGATAATAAGTGAGGTGAGGTTTTGTATTTTGCtcttgatattaaaaaatatttgattttttatttactcttctatttttttttccttgattaGAATTTAGGTGGAGACTCAAAATGGAAAACTCTCAAAGACAATTTGTGAAAGAAGGATCACCATCTGACAAGGGAAAAGAAAAGGTAGCATCcaagaaagaagaaacaaagtgtTGGAAGAAAGTCCGAATGATATACACGGATAGAGATTCTTCAAGTGAAGAAGACAATGAAGTATCAAATGATTCCAAGCGATGTGTCTTAGAAACAATGATTCCAAATTGGAATCCTAACCATAAAACTCTATCCCCATGAAGTAAAACACACCTCATCCAGTATGTATAAAGGTGTGTTAGATgttgaaagtgaaaaaaaatatgtagatTAAATTTGAGACTTAGTTCAAAAGGATCATCGTGTGTGAGTTGGTACATTTGATACTGAGATAAAGGCTTCAGTAGGCAGTTATAGTCAAAAGAGGGAAGAAATTGACACACAAATGGCTCTATAAAAATATCTTCTCAAGACTTTTTATTAAGGTCTAGTATATTAGCTTATCTATTATAGATATcatctataaaaatattttctcaaagttaaatatatttttctttaagatttgtttttttttcctcaagtagttatttatttaaatgaaagaCAATATATGCTGAGACAAACCGGGTTTAGATACTAGCTAGTATCCATTTCTTCCTCCTTTTTTCCTTAACATCATAAAGTCTAGATTTATTTCATCGTATGTCTTACCTTCACTACTGGAAAAAGCACAATGATGATTTTCAGAtacattcaaagacgattttgaAGTCAATGTCTTGAAAAGTTAAGATTGACTTTCCACGACGGTTcctaaaaaattgtcttagaaaaaCTATCATTTTAAGACGTTTTTCACAcaaataatcgtcttagaatgatacTCTTCTAAGACAGTTTGATGTTGAAAACTGTCTTCGAATgtgttctttaaaaaaaaaacaaaaaaaagattctaagacggttttccaaaaataatcttagaaaataaattttctaagatggttttctagaaaattgtctttgaatactagtttttttcttaaaaaaaaatcaaaaaagttTGAGGATTAAAAACCGTCTAAGAATGTACattttctaaaatgatttttctaagaatcgtcttagaatgtcttttatttaaaaaaattaaaagttataataaaataaaaaaaatttagtctaaactaatttttgtttttcgcCCTGTTTTCAGTAAATTACCCTTTGGTTGCCAGTGAAAGCATGTCCTCCTGCTTGTTCCATCAAGAACGACATTGGGAAGACTCCATAGAGTACACTGCACCAATCAAAGTAAATCCATAATTATGTATTGACTTCATTCAGTAACCTTAAATAAATAGTATATCAAGGTTGGATATGCTACTTAGGAAAAATAAGGTAgagattgaaattgtcatattGAAGTTTTCCTTTTGGACTCTTTTTATCAACTGGGTACAAAAAAATACCTCCATAAAGCAATGTGCAGTGAACATTAGCTACCATGCTATTAAGTTATAGAAGTGAAAAATAGAgtaatgtcataaattaaacatattttgttgAAGGAAACCAAACATTTGACTCAGTCATTCAGTAGTCAAATTCAGGTACAATATGTTTATGATGATAATGCGAGGGCAAATTATTTATACCTTCCAATATATCTTAGGGACTTTGGTGATGAACCATCTTTTGGATACTTGCAGTTCTCCATCTACCTAAACAAAAGTAGGAAAGAAAATCAAAGTGTCACAAACTGCATTATAGTGCTTGAAACATTTTAACTATTGGATTTATACATACTTGGTAGTAGGTCGTCCTAGTTTTTAGTATTTCCTTCATTCACTGAATAAATCTTTCCTTTCTTTGGAATTTGAAAACCTCAGATAAAGAATTAACATATGACTCAAATAAGCTACAAATGGTTTCAATAAAGATCATGTGTGCCCTGTTttcagtaaaattaaaaaagaattagtctaaactaatttttgtttttcgcCTTGTTTTTTACCCTTTGGTTGCCAGTGAAAGCATGTCCTCCTGCTTGTTCCATCAAGAATGACATTTGGAAGACACCATAGAGTACAATGCACCAATCAAAGTAAATTCATAAACTAATTTTGGATACTTGCAGTTCTCCACATACCTAAACAGAAGTAGGAAAGAAAATCAAAGTGTCACAAACTGCAATATAGTGCCTGAAACATTTTAACTATTGGATTTATACATACTTGGTAGTAGGTCGTCCCAATTTTTAGCATTTCCTTCATTCATTGAATAAATCTTTCCTTTCTTTGGAATTTGAAAACCTTAGATCAAGCAATTAACATATGACTCAAATAAGCTACAAATGGTTTCAATAAAGATCATGTGTGCCCTTAATCCGTGAACTTTGTGAAGATCATCTCACTTAAGTTCTCTTTTACAgatgaataaatattaattgaataaaCATTGCTACTTTTGGTGGCAGATCTAGGACTTTAAGTTAGGaggaaaatttatttaaaaaataaaaattaataattattatgttaaaagatGGGAAAAATTAAGTACATGggttttaaatatacaaaattaggGGATAGAATATACATATTCAAGATATTTAAGTAGTCAATAATAAATACTGATCAAATACTTGCTCAAGAAAAAAGAAGTAAGCAATTTTGGGTGAGATTTTAGTTTGAAAAATGTGACTTTTTTGATTGTTAAGTCGCCATGCTAGAGCATTTACAGAGAGAATAACAATTTACTATGAACAATGGGAAGATTAATACCTTGATGTCAAGGTGAGTTATAATGATTTCCCCAAGAGATGGATCAAGGGTGAAACCATTAACACCACTTCTAGTGCTTAACACAAGCTGTAAAGTATCCCAAATTAGTAATTATAATACActttaaattttagaatgaattaaaataaaacttaaactcAATCTACAGGtgcatagaaaacaaaaaaatgaatattcatATTGAGAAAATGTATTAGCATTTATCATTAGTGAAAATTGATCAGGAACTTGTACTCccctttaaaatttatcataattagAGGGAAAATATgactaaaagaaaaaggaaaaatctgTAAGATAACAAGGAAAACTAGCATTCATGTTTTATCTTGATCTCAATCAAGTAGTATACATGTTTTATCTTGATCTCAATCAGGTAGAAGATAGAACTTATTGTAAGATAATAAGGAAAACTAGCATTCTTGCTTCAAATTAAGTGAAAACATCCATTGAACAAGTAGTAAGTAGTGACAAGTACACTAACAAAGAAAAGGAGATGATTGTCCTTAAAACTCATTATAGGTTAGGACATTGTTTACTTGACAGACTCAAATGAAACTCAAGTCCTATGATATGATGAAGATAACCTTCATTTATTCAATAGCACAACCCTTGACATTAAATGCTTCTCAgaaacctaaaataaaatatcatctaaTCAGCCAAAGTTGTGCACCAAAGATCCTATAATATTTACATTatgtgcaataaaataaatgatcagggtttaataaatattgaaagtacgtgttatttttttataacttttctttttctggagatagtttcttcttttaagatttaCTCCTTTACCTTTCCTGAACctccaattaaaaatttaatgttatattaaaaggTAATACTCAATTCTCTTGATTGAtactattttttctatttattttggataaggtgtttattatttttaattgaaagaaCGGAAAAGGAACAAGGGTTTGATTCCCTAGCTATGAtacatataatcaaataaatgttgACTGAGAGGGATCATAATTATTATCTCTTAATTTAAGTGATTTGTAGAGAAATAATTGTGCTTTAATTAACACTTACATTCTCCATCTTAGCTTGGTTGTTACTCTCCAACATCAGCCCGAAAAGAATATAGGGAAAATGAGCCcactaaaaaagaaacaattataagttattatatttttatcaagatGATTATGACtatatacataattaaatagggtaaaatatttgtagtaatttttatttggtCCTTAGGTTTTTCGCAGTTGTATTGAAAGCTTCTCTGTGACTGATATAAGGATTATTGGCTTTGATCCTCTGAATCTCTTCCCTGCATAAGAACAAAGATGTTTCAAAGCTGCTTTATGCACCAATTACATCGAATATATATGcagtaaaattatttgtaaagcATTAAGTTACTTTATAAACTGGTTATatactttaaatttaatatgatcaatAGCAAGGAGAGACTAATGGTAGTACGTCTGTAAAGGGAAAAGTTCCTAGAATTTTAAGAAGTAAGTTCCATAAATATAATTGCAAGTCGACTGTGTTTGTTTAAATGTTAAAATGCACAAACTACAaacaagatgacaaaaggctTTGGGAAAGAATACTCAAAACATCCTCTTGAGATACAAAACCCCCTCTTGAGATATTACTAAGATACTCAAAACATCCTTAAGAtactaaatataataaaatattttctagatATTCTAACAAGAATAAGTAGTGTGAAAGATACCAGTGAACATATCTGAGTGGCTAGTATCTGTGTGTGATGAGTGAATGAGATAGTGATGAAGACAAAAAGAGAAGAGATTAAGACTTACTCCTATTGTCGATGTTGGCTTGAAAGTTATTCTCATCTTAATAATTTCCCCATTGGAAATTCTACTCTGATTGTCAATATAGATGATATAAGTAAAACAAATATAGACATGTGACTGTCAGTGCATATCTAGAAaaaactaattagtaattatataACAACACAAATACATGTATCCCACTAGAGaaatttgttcttgttcttgtgttTCCATGTTCATCTATATATAACTCATCATTGAGGGGGAGCAAAAGGAATATTTGTGCACATGATGGAGATATTACTAACCAATAGTAGCTTGAGGGCTCTAAGGAAGGTCTCTTCTACACCATTTGAAAATTGCATGTATATGGACATAACGCCGTGATAAAGCACCTACCTTTGCTTAATTCTTGCTCtacaaataaagaaatcataaatttgtGGGTGCAATAGAACATTAACTTAAGCACCTATACTTAACACCCTCTAAAAATTAGAAAgcagaaaaagacaaaaaaatcacTATGTTGGGTGGCCTTCAgacaaataatttttgtataaaagcaCACATCATGCTAATACTTACTCATTTGTGAATGCAAAGATTGTTGAGTAAGGCCTATAA comes from the Glycine soja cultivar W05 chromosome 6, ASM419377v2, whole genome shotgun sequence genome and includes:
- the LOC114415990 gene encoding fructose-1,6-bisphosphatase, cytosolic-like, which codes for MSIYMQFSNGVEETFLRALKLLLWAHFPYILFGLMLESNNQAKMENLVLSTRSGVNGFTLDPSLGEIIITHLDIKIPKKGKIYSMNEGNAKNWDDLLPRRPTTKYMENCKYPKDGSSPKSLRYIGSMVANVHCTLLYGGIFLYPVDKKSPKGKLRVLYGVFPMSFLMEQAGGHAFTGNQRMLDCSEAEQSKAAIFVFGLDLLGYDMDWDTSGEAPAIQYRDDI